tatataatattgaagaaaataagaaaatattattaaaatgataaGGAAAAGCTTCGTAGGGTTATAAAATCGTAGAACAGttgttgttttattatattttccatttatatatatatatatatatatatatatatatttttgtttcataattattagtatttctttattatttctagaatttataagaaaatcattttcatattttatcataatgtataatgataatatattataaataatatatagataaatccatataataattcgTCACTcgattttatattataactatataacctaatatagaaataaatgtatatccaacatatataatatgtgaaCGCCTCATAAAACAAATACACATGGAAAATTCTAAagtgaaataataaaagttttaaataattttaaaataatttcaaaTTTACTCATTtggtatttaaaaaataattaagatCCTTCTTACAGcataatacataaaattgataaaatatatacacatattcgCAAATatcatatttcttttatatatatatataaatgttttaagAAGTACAATTATATGgatcatataaatttatttatacccTATAAACGCTCAATATatactaatatatattattttatattctccaatttttttttttttttaaagacatataaaaatatataattaaatcatattaatatataaatattttacatataataaaagaatggTAAAAACAGAAAGatggaaaaaagaaaaaatatatatattattttatacatatattttgtatatttatatctaaatattaatatattgaaatggaaacatatatatatatatatatatatatatatatatatatatatatatataatatttgatacttaaatataaaatatgatattatatatacatattaaaaaatatcctaatggatattttaaatttatattatatttatattatgcctcattttataattatattagtAGTATGTTCTATGTAtaagtaattttttttttttttttttttgtgttatagttttctttaatatatatattaaatatgtataatattattatatataattaaatccTTTTGTGCtttgttattaaatatttcttttaacattaaaattatattttgtattattttatttttatatcttaagaaggtatattaaaataaaaaaaagtggaatatcttaatatatattttaataaaaaatataattaatatatataaattataaatatatatttatgatatatacgtattaatatatataataatatatatatatatatataataatgtatacAAACAAGGTACCCTTAGATCaccttatataaaataatacttgcaaatattatataagcagaatatattatatatatttaaatataacaaaatttattatgttattaaaaaatataatcttATGTATATcactttatataatattatataatatatatatatattttttataagtaatatttatctatattataatatatattattatattagtAAAAGAAAGGCTTCTTAGTTAATCCAATATAtaggtatataatatttgtttaCCCGCATAATCAAAATTTgttgaaaaattatattattatattatatatatacacctttatgaaaaattatatataaaatatttatatattatatatatatatatatatatatatatatatatataatacataaaataaataattcattatatcaaaaaaaaagtaagtattaatatgatacatatacatattatttaatattattatatatgtattatattatatattataatacttttaaattttgcgtaataaaattattattatataataattattttttataggatatatacaataatttTCAAATGTaagtataaatttttttttttttttattaattttcttatctataataattataagatataataataatattattatttatatacatatatataaatatatattatatatgtaataatatatattcacaaataaaaaagaaaataaaaaaaaaaagaaaaaaaaggaatttttaaaaagtttaaataaataaaaaaatatatttttattaatatattaaaattaagaaataaaataaacaatatatgaaaaagaaaaaggaaacCTTCTTTTGAAAGTTTTAACATTAATCCGAATTAAGAATtgatttcttttatataaaaaatattaatgtaaattttaaaaaataataaaaaaggaaaataaaagtgtatatatatatatatatatatatatatatatatttatttatttatttatttatatattttatttatatatagtgttattaaaatagaaatatatgaaataatataaaatataataatatatatatatataatatatgtaattagtTTTTATGTTGtgattaaaattaaaatatattaatatctattgtaatatatataatatattttatattaatatataataatatttatatttattaatattacagaaaagttatataaaatattatacacaaTGGGACGTATGTACGGTAAAGGTAAAGGTATATCCAGTTCTACCCTTCCATATAAAAGGAAACAACCAAGTTGGTTAAAACAGAAACCTTCAGAAATTGAGGATGCTATAATTAAATTAGCTAAAAAAGGTCAGACCCCATCACAAATAGGTGCTACCTTAAGAGATAATTATGGTATTCCACAGGTAAAATCTGTTACaggaaataaaattttaagaaTCCTAAGAGCTCAAGGTATTGCTACTACTATTCCAGAAGatttatactttttaattaaaaaagcTGTTTCTATGAGAAAACATCTTGAAAAGAACAAGAAAGATAAAGATTGCAAATTCAGACTTATTTTAACTGAATCAAAAATTCATAGAATATCAcgatattataaaagaaaaaaattattaccaTCTAACTGGAAATACCAATCAAGTACTGCTAGTGCTCTTATAGCTTAAAagaaggaaaagaaaaaaaaaaaaaaaaaaaattaaataataaaaaataaaaaaataaaaaataaaaaataaaaaatattttaaaataacgAAGTCTATAAAGAATtagtttata
This region of Plasmodium sp. gorilla clade G2 genome assembly, chromosome: 13 genomic DNA includes:
- a CDS encoding 40S ribosomal protein S15, with the protein product MGRMYGKGKGISSSTLPYKRKQPSWLKQKPSEIEDAIIKLAKKGQTPSQIGATLRDNYGIPQVKSVTGNKILRILRAQGIATTIPEDLYFLIKKAVSMRKHLEKNKKDKDCKFRLILTESKIHRISRYYKRKKLLPSNWKYQSSTASALIA